From Cytophagales bacterium, the proteins below share one genomic window:
- the bglX gene encoding beta-glucosidase BglX: MNKIKSSYNTICILWLLFSCNSPTASGPPGYTHQVDSLMALMTLEEKLGQLNLPSAGDINTGLAQSTGVVQKIKKGQVGGLFNIRGVEKVRAAQKVAVEESRLGIPLVFAMDVIHGYRTVFPIPLGLSCSWDRALIERTARIAAQEATADGIAWTFSPMTDVSRDPRWGRISEGSGEDAYLGSAIAAAMVRGYQGDDLSANNTMMSCVKHFALYGAAEAGRDYGTVDMSRQRMYNEYMQPYKAAVDAGVGSVMSSFNEIDGVPATGNKWLLTNLLREEWNFDGFVVSDYTGVTEMTEHGVGDTTAVAALALLAGNDMDMVSEAFISKLGEALEKGIITQEAIDRACRRILEAKFKLGLFEDPYRYCDINRSILEIFTQANRDVARKIAAETFVLLKNEGDVLPLKKAGTIALIGPMADNGRNMQGTWSVSGNHEATPSLLECMMETVGEDVKILTAKGSNFVEDPSLESRISVFGKDTKRDDRSESELIAEALQVASRADVIVAAMGEASESSGESSSVTSIEMPENQRRLMEALLSTGKPVVLVLFTGRPLALKWEQENLPAILNVWFAGSEGGYAITDVLFGDVNPSGKLSTTFPQNTGQIPIFYNSKNTGRPLPEGKWFQKFKSNYLDVSNAPLYPFGYGLSYTSFEYGPVKVSKSNLHGEESLAVSVTVTNVGDIAGKEVIQLYIRDLVGTVTRPVKELKGFQKVAFQPGETQTIVFEVTTEDLKFYNYDLEHVWEAGDFEIMIGGNSRDVQTAKINWSK, encoded by the coding sequence ATGAATAAAATCAAATCATCCTACAATACAATATGCATCCTTTGGTTACTCTTTTCCTGCAACTCGCCAACCGCGTCAGGACCACCCGGATATACCCATCAGGTAGATTCTTTAATGGCGCTGATGACGCTGGAAGAAAAACTAGGTCAGTTAAACCTTCCTTCAGCAGGAGATATCAATACGGGACTTGCCCAAAGTACCGGTGTAGTTCAAAAAATCAAAAAAGGTCAGGTTGGTGGCCTGTTCAATATACGGGGCGTTGAAAAAGTTCGTGCTGCCCAAAAAGTAGCGGTAGAAGAAAGCAGATTAGGTATTCCTCTTGTTTTTGCCATGGACGTCATTCATGGATACCGGACAGTTTTCCCTATTCCGTTAGGTCTTTCCTGTAGCTGGGATCGGGCATTAATTGAACGAACAGCTCGGATTGCAGCACAGGAAGCCACTGCAGATGGGATCGCCTGGACCTTTTCTCCGATGACAGATGTCTCAAGGGACCCAAGGTGGGGTCGAATTTCAGAGGGATCCGGGGAGGACGCCTACTTAGGGTCAGCGATAGCGGCAGCTATGGTCCGTGGTTATCAGGGTGATGATCTTTCCGCTAATAACACGATGATGTCATGTGTCAAGCATTTTGCTCTCTATGGGGCAGCAGAGGCTGGTAGAGATTACGGAACGGTCGATATGAGTCGCCAGAGGATGTATAATGAATACATGCAACCCTATAAAGCAGCGGTCGATGCTGGCGTCGGAAGTGTGATGTCCTCCTTCAATGAAATAGATGGTGTGCCTGCCACGGGAAATAAGTGGTTGCTAACCAACTTACTCAGAGAAGAATGGAATTTTGACGGTTTTGTCGTCTCCGATTACACTGGTGTAACGGAAATGACCGAGCATGGCGTGGGCGATACTACCGCTGTAGCAGCTTTGGCTTTGTTGGCCGGTAACGATATGGACATGGTCAGCGAAGCTTTCATTAGCAAGTTGGGGGAAGCACTGGAGAAAGGAATTATTACTCAGGAAGCAATAGACCGTGCCTGTCGTCGCATTCTTGAAGCCAAATTCAAATTGGGGCTGTTTGAAGACCCTTATAGATACTGTGATATCAACCGGTCGATACTAGAAATTTTTACTCAGGCAAACAGGGATGTAGCACGAAAGATTGCTGCGGAAACATTTGTTCTCCTAAAAAATGAAGGTGATGTTCTTCCCTTGAAAAAGGCAGGAACCATCGCCTTGATTGGTCCAATGGCGGATAATGGACGTAATATGCAGGGAACATGGAGCGTATCGGGGAATCATGAAGCTACTCCCTCGCTGCTTGAGTGTATGATGGAAACAGTAGGTGAAGATGTCAAAATCCTGACAGCCAAGGGAAGCAACTTTGTTGAAGATCCCTCTCTTGAGTCCAGGATCAGCGTGTTTGGAAAAGACACAAAAAGGGACGATCGCAGCGAATCGGAACTGATCGCGGAAGCCTTACAAGTTGCCAGTCGGGCGGATGTGATTGTCGCTGCTATGGGCGAAGCATCCGAAAGTAGTGGTGAAAGCTCAAGTGTAACAAGTATAGAAATGCCAGAAAATCAAAGGAGATTGATGGAGGCGCTTCTGAGTACAGGCAAGCCAGTAGTCCTTGTTCTGTTTACAGGTAGGCCACTGGCACTCAAGTGGGAACAAGAAAACCTACCGGCGATTCTGAATGTTTGGTTTGCGGGCAGTGAAGGCGGTTACGCCATTACCGATGTATTATTTGGGGATGTGAATCCTTCCGGCAAGCTGAGCACCACATTTCCTCAAAATACCGGTCAAATACCCATTTTTTACAATTCTAAAAATACGGGCCGACCATTGCCCGAAGGCAAATGGTTTCAAAAGTTCAAATCCAATTACCTGGATGTGTCGAATGCGCCCCTCTACCCTTTCGGATATGGGTTGAGCTATACTTCATTCGAGTATGGGCCGGTTAAAGTGAGCAAAAGCAATCTCCACGGAGAGGAGTCACTGGCTGTTTCTGTGACAGTAACCAATGTTGGTGACATAGCCGGAAAAGAAGTCATTCAACTTTATATCAGGGATTTGGTTGGAACGGTAACTCGGCCAGTAAAAGAATTAAAGGGTTTCCAAAAGGTCGCCTTTCAACCTGGAGAGACCCAAACCATCGTATTTGAGGTAACCACAGAAGACCTGAAGTTCTACAACTATGATCTGGAACATGTATGGGAAGCCGGTGATTTTGAAATCATGATTGGGGGTAATTCCCGGGATGTTCAAACGGCCAAGATCAACTGGAGTAAATAA
- a CDS encoding glucoamylase family protein — MKIGQLLISVVYLLLISCDPTTKSALTNQEIQQQKEADLSEDSLLNVVQRQTINYFWENAEPHSGMARERTHLDGDYPQNDKNVVTSGGSGFGIMALIVGIERGFIQRADAIDRMIVILNFLETADTFHGAFPHWWYGESGKTKAFSQKDDGGDLVETAFLMQGLITARQYFNGEDEKELEVRERINKLWKAVQWNWYTKEEEILYWHWSPTYGWDMNFAVRGYNECLIMYLLAASSPTYPIDPAVYHQGWARNGEITSDIEFLGFRTILDHYADNNSPVGPLFWSHYSYLGLDPRGLKDRYGDYWMLNVNHAKIHHAHCVQNPNDFKGYGGNCWGLTSSYSIQGYSGHQPDRDIGVISPTAALSSFPYTPEESMNFLKFLYLEADTLVGSYGPYDAFSLEDQWYQPRYLAIDQGPIPVMIENYRTGLLWKLFTSAPEVKAGLDRLGFSYE, encoded by the coding sequence ATGAAAATTGGCCAGCTTCTCATTTCGGTTGTCTATCTCCTGCTTATAAGCTGTGATCCGACTACTAAGTCAGCATTAACAAACCAGGAAATTCAGCAGCAGAAAGAGGCGGATCTTTCGGAAGATTCGCTGTTAAACGTGGTGCAAAGACAGACGATCAATTATTTCTGGGAGAATGCGGAGCCTCACTCCGGTATGGCCCGGGAAAGAACACATCTGGACGGAGATTATCCCCAGAATGACAAGAATGTCGTGACCTCAGGGGGTTCCGGTTTTGGCATCATGGCATTGATTGTGGGGATAGAGCGTGGCTTCATCCAAAGAGCGGATGCGATTGACAGAATGATTGTTATACTGAATTTCCTGGAGACGGCTGATACATTTCACGGGGCCTTCCCCCATTGGTGGTATGGGGAATCTGGAAAAACGAAAGCGTTTAGCCAAAAAGATGATGGCGGAGACCTGGTAGAAACAGCGTTTCTCATGCAGGGTTTGATTACTGCCAGACAATATTTTAACGGCGAGGACGAGAAAGAATTGGAGGTCAGGGAGAGGATCAACAAACTTTGGAAAGCGGTACAGTGGAATTGGTACACCAAAGAAGAAGAGATACTTTACTGGCACTGGTCACCAACATATGGCTGGGACATGAACTTTGCGGTAAGGGGTTACAATGAATGCCTCATCATGTATCTATTAGCGGCATCTTCGCCCACCTATCCAATTGATCCTGCAGTTTATCACCAAGGTTGGGCAAGAAATGGAGAGATCACTTCAGATATTGAATTCCTTGGATTTCGGACCATTTTGGATCATTATGCCGATAACAACTCCCCCGTCGGGCCATTGTTTTGGTCGCACTATTCTTATTTGGGACTAGATCCCAGAGGTTTGAAAGACAGGTATGGTGATTATTGGATGTTAAACGTCAATCATGCCAAAATTCACCACGCCCATTGCGTTCAAAACCCCAACGACTTTAAGGGCTATGGAGGAAATTGTTGGGGACTCACGTCAAGTTATTCTATTCAGGGGTATTCCGGACATCAACCGGATCGCGATATTGGTGTCATCTCTCCCACGGCCGCATTGTCCTCCTTTCCCTACACACCTGAAGAAAGTATGAACTTCCTGAAGTTCTTGTATTTGGAAGCTGATACGCTTGTCGGATCATATGGCCCATATGATGCATTTAGCTTAGAAGATCAGTGGTACCAGCCCAGGTACCTGGCCATTGATCAGGGACCTATCCCTGTGATGATCGAAAATTATAGAACAGGCCTGCTTTGGAAATTATTTACGTCCGCTCCCGAAGTAAAAGCGGGGCTGGACAGACTAGGATTCAGCTATGAATAA
- a CDS encoding metallophosphoesterase has translation MKTYFKPIVLLILCMSLIAMAGPFGSVSFEEEDATAPISIIQGDPTVANHPQLRDGKIQEKIRNFFSTPTVPSEIYDDYVHRDINDAIVQFTRPTSGFLDLDGDARESIIEIDLKKIYKASRKNRLGGIVADLIDENTSNFSLTITAKSTANYGLLDNPVNGKSYLIEEGDILFQGTVDENGLEDNLDDHGNRVLTLGGTGSNMDALFRNFLGKISSEEWNSIDIKRRLNSAKGFFDEDKIAVAVTLIGQNARVFGLRIPGYDYMHPLDIFPDDYYTLVTVTKPDGTTKNYRFDVTNGEYDDSDPNFIVDAVMGDKINFEVVSPSGSVPQIEGVPDIWISGFSSSRAFMCNPDLTPGEYNEFIPWEDQVHMYMVNKYPPGFEVKVDDWVDNGSGGAHNWSWDWIAERRVDPSKTKYQADIKFPPIKDNFSYDPGGYQREDQSTGYAAELVHYWNRHASDNTYEASADGPRFLLDVDGDEILYIGTNDMDAIHTTDPDVYTLGPEFFTDKTTSSFLPVNWQYMWPGEALDVEYDQDGYPSAGYVVNDYISAYRKVKQRGDGNTDYDEYYKGYLIEDYGLWRQGNLKGSVIGGNTAEASPCASGCKYNPLAAWQDLPGATGQNNAHPGVIKITQDGRQISFRMRVQPPLTEDKGFYGTIKGTNTPMGWGQTAKYTLTGLKDLSDEERARYSLAVVTYKIAGYEDTDGGFGGYPYGPYSQYIPPYEHEEGAIVPYGGTTYIDQEVFWSAGAEGWDAATGEWSVDLKLESGWSVVVAYYNTSYEGVNEKSIVAGRDLWIMDPLKQITAPGSNHWTYAPNDIPFVGDGKLDLKEGTGERVHEYIRETRSKEDKERGFGGWGQTKYTREYVLQKGTKITFAATDVGTGKVEIWNGAGPPHLYMWRDLAKYMPRDTVAKYLKYIVSRVQENGFDAGELVHTEENEAYFTYTWNETGVFEIVSNFMDMPYSNGSIKVVVVDDYEADALDDLTVDKQRGNIEIRNLSEEERQWLLDKTGNTAADIARINNYMIAEIADVLSEYQFVKGPRANSFGHPFGGLRNFANVYKWYRDENEITDLDNEPWFRDFDPISFWPAEWNKVWLRHSPYSITGKRFPETQVNPENVLRDPAEPVFRGQMQRAFDLTSFQSEYGFVRWLPWLAESPYEGIKIANYTKPMVNLEEFFNGQNGSSADGAWSGNPYVTLPMLQTALGEETPISDDALNQLDFYHDLKAGKKLLFDITSTQNLVVKNQVPRVDPYFNDVKTIDHNVSLPNEVYMDGWAKETTDLRALAENSYEVFQRSRHENGMYYDTYKLRGLRAHPASVSGSGMGLVALTVADKMGWEASGEAAVLAEKTLETLTNHLRPGSADFKLSVTRSGYPLHWPDIETGQRFEKWDDEYSTIDAAIMVCGALFAKKYFSDNTNIARYADALFNSIDWALSIDDPATGKLHFKMNPNSDQGEGLPGSTSPFNEYMILAYLAHEQAQQQVTVHGANIAPKYQDAINLWDTFFNVDLGADENLPKSMYDSLKMLTDVPGEFIPSFTLQFIYFLCNDFTTSNYFMGYYDNAMKGDRSWWNDQAQQQHTYQWGLGEGSSPVNNGFDANSINNNPHHMVSPHVMAGFIPIDKVSVTQDIQDMLASAGGSPNGVYYMEGTAKPVLWRYSLDPQFQSWRSNEIQLVDWSKMVFGLASLFELSDNVPGEDFFAHYNDFDFPLPEQTFAAIGDYGWEGPDAQNVANMIDSWQVDFIISLGDDSYADKLNNNIDDNVGQYYHSYIFPYFGNYGAGSANAQNRFWPVLGNHDYKASDPPGQYLQEWLNFFTLPDQPAGERYYEKRIGDVHLFGMNWNAQEPDGRDETSDQALWLQDRLAASDAKFKLVYGHQTPYSSGFTDKPGHGSIPVIQWPYKDWGADLVLSGHEHMYERWEVDGMTYLVNGMGGAPIYSYVVDHSISPTPVVHHSGPNLPHAAMQGVVRDDPDNPGGRCLDLTMVDITGHVIDQYTICNSESTSGRSVAEEQVLATEEAFGEGEIDIYPNPARDILHVRFELDQPEVVSFNVVNLAGQLLKSNKVKGQAGSNTMQLGIQTLPVGIYVLEIAIGQDQLYKRRFIVK, from the coding sequence ATGAAAACTTACTTTAAACCCATTGTGCTTTTGATCCTATGCATGTCGCTGATCGCGATGGCGGGTCCCTTTGGTTCAGTCAGCTTTGAGGAGGAGGATGCAACTGCACCCATCTCGATTATCCAGGGGGATCCGACTGTAGCCAATCATCCTCAGCTCAGAGATGGGAAAATACAGGAAAAAATCAGAAACTTTTTCTCAACCCCCACGGTACCAAGTGAGATCTACGACGATTACGTGCACCGCGATATCAATGATGCCATTGTCCAATTTACCCGACCCACCAGTGGATTCCTGGATTTGGATGGAGACGCGAGGGAATCCATCATTGAGATAGATTTAAAAAAGATCTATAAAGCCTCCCGAAAAAACCGCCTGGGAGGTATCGTTGCAGACCTTATTGACGAAAACACCTCCAATTTTTCCCTCACAATCACGGCAAAGTCGACCGCTAATTATGGCCTATTGGATAACCCAGTGAATGGCAAGTCTTACTTGATCGAAGAAGGCGATATTTTGTTTCAAGGTACTGTTGATGAGAATGGCTTGGAAGATAACCTGGACGATCATGGTAACAGGGTTTTGACCTTGGGGGGTACCGGATCGAATATGGACGCCTTATTCCGGAATTTTCTGGGGAAGATTTCCAGTGAGGAGTGGAATTCGATAGATATCAAGCGAAGGCTTAACAGTGCCAAAGGCTTTTTCGATGAAGATAAAATAGCGGTTGCGGTGACGCTGATCGGGCAAAATGCCAGGGTATTTGGTTTGCGCATTCCCGGTTATGATTACATGCATCCGCTGGACATCTTTCCCGATGATTACTACACCCTTGTGACAGTCACCAAGCCAGATGGGACTACTAAAAATTACAGGTTTGATGTGACCAACGGCGAATATGACGATTCGGACCCGAACTTTATCGTGGATGCGGTGATGGGTGACAAGATCAACTTTGAGGTGGTTTCCCCATCGGGATCGGTTCCCCAAATTGAAGGCGTACCGGATATCTGGATTTCGGGTTTTTCCTCTTCCCGGGCATTTATGTGTAATCCTGATTTAACGCCCGGAGAGTACAACGAATTCATTCCGTGGGAAGACCAGGTACACATGTACATGGTCAACAAGTATCCACCGGGCTTTGAGGTAAAAGTAGATGATTGGGTTGATAATGGGAGTGGAGGCGCTCATAATTGGTCCTGGGACTGGATTGCAGAGCGAAGGGTGGATCCTTCCAAAACCAAATACCAGGCCGATATCAAATTCCCACCCATCAAGGACAACTTCTCTTATGATCCTGGAGGTTATCAAAGAGAAGATCAATCTACGGGCTATGCAGCTGAACTGGTTCACTACTGGAACAGGCACGCCAGTGACAACACGTATGAAGCCAGTGCTGACGGGCCGAGGTTCCTGCTGGATGTGGATGGAGATGAGATCCTCTACATCGGCACCAACGACATGGATGCCATTCATACGACAGACCCTGATGTCTACACCCTTGGACCAGAGTTCTTTACTGATAAAACCACGAGTAGTTTCTTGCCCGTGAATTGGCAATACATGTGGCCAGGGGAGGCCCTGGACGTGGAATATGATCAGGATGGGTATCCAAGTGCCGGATATGTGGTGAACGATTATATCAGTGCCTACCGGAAAGTCAAACAACGCGGAGATGGCAACACGGACTATGATGAGTATTACAAAGGTTATTTGATTGAAGATTATGGCCTTTGGCGGCAGGGTAACTTAAAAGGGTCGGTCATCGGAGGAAATACTGCTGAAGCCAGTCCCTGCGCCTCGGGTTGCAAATACAATCCACTGGCGGCCTGGCAAGATTTACCAGGAGCCACCGGCCAGAACAATGCTCACCCGGGGGTGATCAAAATCACCCAGGATGGTCGTCAGATCAGTTTTCGCATGCGGGTGCAGCCCCCCCTGACCGAGGACAAAGGGTTTTACGGCACGATCAAAGGCACTAACACGCCCATGGGCTGGGGGCAAACGGCCAAATACACCCTGACCGGCCTGAAAGACCTGAGTGATGAAGAAAGGGCCCGGTACTCATTAGCAGTGGTGACCTACAAAATAGCGGGCTATGAAGATACGGATGGTGGCTTCGGAGGCTATCCGTACGGACCCTATAGCCAGTATATTCCACCTTATGAGCATGAAGAAGGGGCTATAGTCCCTTATGGTGGCACCACTTATATTGATCAGGAGGTATTCTGGAGTGCTGGTGCGGAAGGCTGGGATGCAGCAACCGGAGAGTGGTCGGTAGACCTGAAGCTAGAGAGTGGTTGGTCGGTTGTGGTGGCCTACTACAATACCTCGTATGAGGGAGTAAACGAAAAAAGCATTGTCGCTGGCCGGGACCTGTGGATCATGGACCCATTGAAGCAGATCACAGCTCCCGGGAGCAACCATTGGACGTATGCACCTAATGATATCCCCTTTGTGGGTGATGGTAAACTGGACTTAAAAGAAGGGACGGGAGAAAGGGTACACGAATACATCCGGGAAACAAGATCCAAGGAGGACAAGGAACGCGGTTTTGGCGGCTGGGGCCAAACGAAGTACACCCGGGAATATGTATTACAAAAAGGGACCAAGATCACGTTTGCCGCCACAGATGTGGGCACGGGTAAAGTGGAAATATGGAATGGCGCCGGACCACCCCACTTGTACATGTGGCGGGACCTGGCCAAATATATGCCTCGTGATACGGTGGCCAAATACCTGAAGTACATCGTGAGCAGGGTCCAGGAAAATGGCTTTGATGCCGGTGAATTGGTGCATACCGAAGAAAACGAGGCCTACTTCACCTACACCTGGAATGAAACGGGTGTATTCGAGATTGTTTCCAACTTCATGGACATGCCCTATTCTAATGGGTCCATCAAAGTGGTAGTGGTAGATGATTATGAGGCAGATGCGCTGGACGACCTTACCGTGGACAAGCAGCGCGGTAACATTGAGATCCGTAATTTGAGTGAAGAAGAAAGACAATGGTTGCTGGATAAAACTGGGAATACGGCTGCTGATATTGCGAGGATCAATAACTATATGATAGCGGAGATCGCTGATGTGTTAAGTGAATACCAATTTGTCAAAGGCCCCAGGGCCAACAGTTTTGGACATCCCTTCGGCGGGTTGCGGAATTTTGCCAATGTCTATAAATGGTATAGAGATGAAAATGAAATCACGGATCTCGATAACGAACCATGGTTCCGTGACTTTGATCCCATTTCCTTCTGGCCTGCGGAATGGAATAAGGTCTGGCTAAGACATTCCCCGTATTCGATCACGGGCAAGCGATTTCCGGAAACCCAGGTTAATCCGGAAAATGTACTCAGAGACCCAGCGGAGCCGGTCTTCCGGGGCCAGATGCAACGCGCTTTTGATTTAACCTCCTTCCAGAGCGAATATGGTTTTGTGAGGTGGTTGCCCTGGTTAGCAGAATCTCCCTATGAAGGAATAAAGATTGCGAACTACACCAAACCCATGGTGAATTTGGAGGAGTTTTTCAATGGTCAAAATGGAAGTTCGGCGGATGGTGCCTGGTCCGGGAATCCATATGTGACATTGCCCATGTTGCAGACGGCCCTTGGGGAGGAAACACCCATTTCAGATGATGCACTCAATCAACTGGATTTTTATCATGACCTGAAGGCGGGCAAAAAACTGCTCTTCGACATCACCTCCACGCAAAATCTTGTAGTGAAGAACCAGGTACCCAGGGTTGATCCCTACTTCAACGACGTTAAAACGATAGACCACAACGTAAGTCTGCCGAATGAGGTGTACATGGATGGGTGGGCGAAAGAGACCACTGATCTTCGGGCACTGGCCGAGAATTCGTACGAGGTATTCCAGCGGTCCAGGCATGAGAATGGCATGTACTATGACACCTACAAATTGAGGGGGCTTCGTGCCCACCCCGCTTCAGTATCCGGCTCAGGTATGGGATTAGTGGCCCTCACGGTAGCAGATAAAATGGGCTGGGAGGCATCAGGGGAGGCGGCTGTTCTGGCTGAAAAGACCCTGGAAACGCTGACCAATCATTTGAGACCCGGAAGTGCTGATTTTAAACTAAGTGTGACCAGATCAGGCTATCCGCTTCATTGGCCGGACATTGAAACAGGGCAGAGGTTTGAGAAATGGGACGATGAATACAGCACCATTGATGCGGCCATCATGGTTTGCGGGGCGCTGTTTGCGAAGAAATACTTTAGTGATAACACCAATATTGCCCGTTATGCCGATGCGCTGTTCAATTCCATCGACTGGGCTTTGTCCATCGATGATCCTGCCACCGGGAAACTTCACTTCAAAATGAACCCGAACAGTGATCAGGGGGAAGGGTTGCCAGGCAGTACGAGCCCCTTTAACGAATACATGATCCTGGCCTATCTGGCCCACGAACAAGCCCAACAACAGGTGACGGTGCATGGGGCCAATATTGCCCCTAAATACCAGGACGCGATCAATCTATGGGACACCTTTTTCAATGTTGACCTAGGTGCAGATGAAAATTTACCTAAATCAATGTATGACAGCTTGAAGATGCTCACAGACGTACCCGGAGAATTCATTCCTTCCTTCACGCTTCAATTCATTTACTTTTTGTGCAATGATTTTACCACCAGCAACTATTTCATGGGGTACTATGACAATGCGATGAAAGGGGATAGGAGTTGGTGGAATGACCAGGCGCAGCAGCAGCATACCTACCAGTGGGGATTAGGAGAAGGAAGTAGTCCGGTCAATAACGGGTTTGATGCCAATAGCATCAACAATAATCCTCACCACATGGTCTCTCCACATGTGATGGCAGGGTTTATTCCAATAGATAAAGTTTCCGTTACCCAGGATATCCAGGACATGCTGGCCAGTGCGGGAGGAAGCCCAAATGGCGTATATTATATGGAAGGGACTGCTAAGCCTGTACTTTGGAGGTATAGCCTCGATCCACAATTCCAAAGCTGGAGAAGCAATGAGATCCAGCTGGTAGACTGGTCGAAGATGGTCTTTGGTTTGGCCAGTTTGTTTGAATTGTCAGACAATGTTCCGGGGGAAGATTTCTTCGCGCATTACAATGATTTCGATTTCCCCTTACCCGAACAAACATTTGCGGCCATCGGTGATTATGGATGGGAAGGACCTGATGCTCAAAACGTGGCGAATATGATCGATAGCTGGCAGGTGGATTTCATCATCTCCCTGGGAGATGATAGCTATGCGGACAAGCTCAACAACAACATCGATGACAATGTTGGCCAGTATTATCACTCCTATATATTTCCCTACTTCGGCAATTATGGTGCTGGAAGTGCGAACGCACAAAATCGTTTTTGGCCAGTGCTGGGCAATCATGACTACAAAGCAAGTGATCCGCCGGGTCAGTATCTCCAGGAGTGGCTGAATTTCTTTACTCTCCCTGATCAGCCTGCTGGGGAACGATACTATGAGAAGCGGATTGGAGATGTCCATTTATTCGGCATGAACTGGAATGCTCAAGAACCCGACGGTCGTGATGAAACCTCTGATCAGGCCTTGTGGCTTCAGGATAGACTGGCTGCGTCAGATGCCAAATTTAAGCTGGTCTATGGCCACCAAACTCCCTATTCTTCCGGGTTTACGGATAAACCCGGTCACGGAAGTATCCCTGTTATCCAGTGGCCATACAAAGATTGGGGTGCTGACCTGGTCCTCTCCGGTCACGAACACATGTATGAACGCTGGGAAGTGGACGGCATGACCTACCTGGTAAATGGTATGGGCGGAGCACCGATTTATTCCTATGTAGTGGATCACTCCATAAGTCCTACTCCGGTAGTTCATCATTCAGGTCCCAATCTTCCCCATGCCGCCATGCAGGGTGTGGTGCGCGATGATCCGGACAACCCGGGAGGGAGGTGCCTTGACTTGACAATGGTGGATATCACCGGGCATGTCATAGACCAATATACCATTTGTAACAGTGAATCCACCTCCGGCAGGTCTGTAGCAGAGGAACAGGTACTGGCGACAGAAGAGGCTTTCGGCGAAGGGGAGATTGATATTTATCCTAACCCTGCACGAGATATACTCCATGTGCGATTCGAATTGGATCAGCCGGAAGTGGTTTCCTTCAACGTAGTGAACCTGGCCGGACAGCTTCTCAAGAGTAATAAAGTTAAAGGCCAGGCAGGCAGTAATACCATGCAACTGGGTATTCAAACACTTCCTGTCGGCATCTATGTGCTTGAAATAGCAATAGGTCAGGATCAACTCTATAAAAGAAGGTTCATCGTAAAATAG